One part of the Methanobrevibacter sp. genome encodes these proteins:
- a CDS encoding MFS transporter, translating to MGIVNRLGLEKSAILLAAVVSFVTAFLANISVALPLIARELAMSNIVQNWVATIFLLAIAALSIPLGKLTSKYGLKRSLLIGIIVTIIGVIISCFSFSSELLLFSRVVQGIGTAFINVASMALIVSAVPPETRGQALGLNIAGVYIGLSSAPVIGGIVIYYLGWQSIFYVMLPFLIFSAYLCYSLEDEWTMYDGSIDKIGSIIYMLGILLFVYGFTVIITDLGKILLLIGLALLICFAYIELRINNPVFEVRLFKNARFFSSNLASLISYLATFVITYIVTYHFQYIMGLNSQISGLLLIVTPVMMAILAPISGRISDRIDPQKLAAIGMGFVTVAILILCFLNESTPLYVIIIAMFLQGIGYGMFSTPNTNAIMSSVPKEETGTASASLAAMRVIGQTLSIGLLTVIFAYIMGSVPIIPEYYPLLMESSRISCIISAILCVIAVCASLVGLRSDVEYET from the coding sequence GTGGGTATTGTAAATAGATTAGGATTGGAAAAATCAGCCATTCTGCTTGCTGCAGTCGTTTCATTCGTCACTGCATTCCTGGCAAACATTTCAGTGGCATTGCCTCTGATTGCCCGTGAACTTGCAATGAGCAATATAGTCCAGAATTGGGTGGCCACCATATTTCTACTTGCAATTGCCGCATTGTCAATACCTTTAGGAAAGCTTACAAGCAAATATGGACTAAAAAGATCATTGCTAATTGGAATAATCGTTACCATAATAGGTGTGATCATTTCCTGTTTCTCATTTTCAAGCGAATTGTTACTGTTTTCAAGGGTTGTTCAGGGCATAGGGACAGCATTCATCAATGTTGCCTCAATGGCATTAATCGTTTCTGCAGTGCCTCCAGAGACCCGTGGACAGGCTTTGGGACTAAATATTGCAGGAGTCTATATAGGACTATCCTCTGCACCTGTCATAGGGGGAATCGTCATCTATTACCTTGGATGGCAGAGCATATTCTATGTGATGTTGCCTTTCCTTATCTTTTCAGCTTATCTATGCTACAGCCTTGAAGATGAATGGACAATGTATGATGGGTCAATCGATAAGATAGGATCAATCATATATATGCTTGGAATTCTATTATTTGTCTATGGATTTACAGTAATTATTACAGATTTGGGTAAGATATTATTATTGATTGGTTTGGCCTTGCTGATTTGCTTCGCGTATATTGAATTGAGGATCAATAATCCTGTATTTGAAGTGAGATTGTTTAAGAATGCAAGGTTCTTCTCTTCAAATTTAGCATCCTTGATTAGTTATCTTGCAACTTTTGTCATTACCTATATAGTAACCTATCATTTTCAATACATTATGGGCCTAAACTCCCAGATATCAGGACTCTTACTTATAGTGACCCCAGTGATGATGGCGATATTGGCACCGATATCAGGCAGAATATCAGACAGAATAGATCCTCAAAAGCTGGCAGCAATCGGTATGGGATTCGTAACCGTGGCAATCCTGATTCTATGCTTCCTGAATGAGTCAACCCCATTGTATGTCATCATAATTGCAATGTTCCTGCAGGGAATAGGATATGGAATGTTTTCAACCCCAAATACCAATGCGATCATGAGTTCAGTTCCAAAAGAGGAGACAGGAACCGCTTCAGCATCTCTAGCAGCCATGAGAGTCATCGGCCAGACATTAAGCATAGGTCTTTTGACAGTTATCTTTGCTTACATTATGGGAAGTGTGCCTATAATTCCTGAATATTATCCATTGCTTATGGAAAGCTCAAGGATTTCCTGTATCATTTCAGCTATTTTATGTGTGATTGCCGTTTGCGCCTCTTTAGTTGGCTTAAGGTCTGATGTTGAATACGAGACCTAA
- a CDS encoding TIGR02710 family CRISPR-associated CARF protein produces the protein MRRKIKTLFMTVGTGVNPDSDIEGYRRLAKGLYNSIDKISPDYIVFFASEKSKTTIEYLRELFEDDDDVFIEGEDYEIAILEDIDDFNSCFESFEAKVWKFDILSEDRHEIIMDYTSGTKTMSSAMACCGMFYSKNLITTSGDREKGFVSLGTETIKYQNLYKVYDKFSLMRVRNYFNANRFYTASEILENIVDEKVHKDDLLNLVNAYYAWDNMDFEVAYGYLTKVNLNCLEVSEIKDDIKVNLKALGAIVKSPHENLKNCYILASLINNSIRRADEYKYDDAIARLYRAFELIAQIRLNKYRLNSSDIDVDLLLEKNVSPEFVDSLEKTREDGKIKIGLIKDYEVLSELDDDLGKYFAENRKKINNITIKRNNSILAHGLESLDKDDFDEFEELVENLARKLDKDMGKFLEQTKFAKFDLKIKMNKI, from the coding sequence ATGAGAAGAAAGATAAAGACTCTGTTTATGACAGTTGGAACCGGAGTGAATCCGGATTCAGACATAGAAGGATATAGGAGATTGGCAAAAGGACTTTACAATTCAATAGACAAGATCTCTCCGGATTACATTGTCTTCTTCGCATCAGAAAAGTCAAAGACTACAATAGAGTACCTTAGGGAACTCTTTGAAGATGATGACGATGTGTTCATAGAGGGAGAGGACTATGAGATTGCCATATTGGAGGATATCGATGACTTCAACAGCTGCTTTGAAAGCTTTGAGGCCAAGGTATGGAAATTTGACATATTGTCTGAAGACAGGCATGAGATAATCATGGACTATACCTCCGGAACAAAGACAATGTCCTCAGCGATGGCATGCTGCGGAATGTTCTATTCCAAGAATCTCATCACAACAAGCGGAGACAGGGAGAAAGGATTTGTCTCCCTTGGAACAGAGACAATCAAGTACCAGAATCTATATAAGGTCTATGACAAGTTCTCATTGATGAGAGTCAGGAACTACTTCAATGCAAACAGATTCTACACTGCAAGTGAGATATTGGAGAACATCGTTGATGAGAAGGTCCATAAGGATGACCTATTGAACCTTGTGAATGCATATTATGCCTGGGACAACATGGACTTTGAAGTTGCATATGGCTATCTCACCAAGGTCAATCTCAATTGCCTGGAAGTATCAGAAATCAAGGATGACATCAAGGTCAACCTTAAGGCATTGGGGGCAATAGTGAAATCCCCACACGAGAATTTGAAGAACTGCTATATCCTTGCAAGCCTCATCAACAATTCAATAAGAAGGGCTGACGAGTATAAGTATGATGATGCCATCGCCAGATTATATAGGGCCTTTGAACTGATTGCACAGATTCGATTGAACAAATATAGGCTGAACAGTTCAGACATTGATGTTGATCTGCTACTTGAGAAAAATGTAAGTCCAGAATTTGTCGATTCATTGGAGAAGACAAGGGAAGACGGCAAGATAAAGATTGGACTGATCAAGGATTATGAAGTTCTCTCTGAACTTGACGATGACTTGGGCAAATACTTTGCAGAGAACAGAAAGAAGATCAACAACATTACCATAAAGAGAAACAATTCCATCTTGGCCCATGGTCTGGAATCTTTGGACAAGGACGATTTCGATGAGTTTGAGGAGCTTGTGGAAAATCTTGCACGAAAGTTGGACAAGGACATGGGCAAGTTCCTGGAGCAGACCAAGTTCGCCAAGTTTGACCTGAAGATAAAGATGAATAAGATTTAG